Proteins encoded by one window of Candidatus Nitrosocosmicus hydrocola:
- a CDS encoding universal stress protein — protein MFPDPTESISEFVLPSYKKILVTHDGKDRSNKAINHAVFLSKLSGAEIVILQIVDDAEELGGASVKISNNQELSLSATTSTISESSKSEKDIAGSLINSMEEKIKKIEQAGCNNKVSYKFKTGKVIDEIVNETNQTNYDLIVMTSFHLNSWLGALFSNTRKIISNVNTSVLIPQ, from the coding sequence ATGTTCCCAGATCCAACAGAATCTATTTCCGAATTTGTTCTACCGTCTTATAAGAAAATCTTAGTCACTCATGATGGAAAGGACCGATCTAACAAGGCAATTAATCACGCCGTCTTTTTGTCAAAATTGTCAGGTGCAGAGATAGTAATACTGCAAATAGTTGATGATGCAGAAGAATTAGGAGGAGCATCTGTGAAAATTTCTAATAATCAAGAATTATCATTATCTGCAACGACTTCGACTATATCAGAATCATCAAAGTCTGAAAAGGATATCGCAGGAAGTTTAATAAACTCGATGGAAGAAAAAATCAAAAAAATTGAGCAAGCGGGTTGCAACAACAAGGTGTCATATAAATTCAAAACAGGTAAGGTGATCGATGAGATAGTCAACGAAACCAACCAAACAAATTATGATTTAATTGTAATGACGTCATTTCATTTAAATTCTTGGTTAGGAGCACTGTTTAGTAACACAAGGAAAATAATTAGTAATGTTAATACAAGCGTTTTGATCCCACAATAA